A region from the Leptospira venezuelensis genome encodes:
- a CDS encoding P83/100 family protein: protein MSRIRLAVFLIFLGSFSFPIFAQEGPKLGEKEVRSSGKVNFVNRSAARADEETKGSNARTGAGLSEALKKDPKSAASADGITAIRILPDEKEKKFGADLISIGKDADYGHINSIQRILSGYVKANFGYSEANSDTLATYILYYNAIHRKGADYVKRKYNAEVVKNAQNDKIGIGRRYTEWPGKTQIIIPIVTNILSDDGKDLDTDELEKEVNRDLDKKKEGQDDKKKMNDLQNEKAEEEKRKLKDKQEENRKKQEDASSKERNAEREIQELNKDPVKNKQKITQKQEERKQAQQEQQKAKKEEQQLKEKEKDIAKKEESRKSDSKSSSSSSDSKSSSSGDSKKSEAKSDDNKSKEEIKQELKETKKELETVKEEQKKKEEFDKNVVGGKILFLKTLKYTSDGHYSNELHALDPAKDDTIFKGDFNKICGRTFEVVDGKALVVGYESDHSAAHKLILIDQETLKPAVWSGDSVFWRTPMIVKGEEIYAFEERNGKYYLSRYDKGLKKTAGTEEEISPNSNVTFFGEKIYVTGKEEGSGKTEIAVFSKADLKLIKKIKP from the coding sequence ATGTCACGGATTCGACTGGCCGTATTTCTAATCTTCCTCGGAAGTTTTAGCTTTCCGATCTTCGCCCAAGAGGGGCCTAAACTTGGAGAAAAGGAAGTTCGTTCTTCCGGAAAAGTGAACTTCGTCAATAGGTCTGCTGCAAGAGCTGACGAGGAGACAAAAGGAAGTAACGCAAGAACGGGTGCTGGATTATCCGAAGCATTAAAGAAGGATCCAAAATCAGCAGCTTCTGCAGATGGGATCACCGCGATCCGTATTCTTCCAGATGAGAAAGAAAAAAAATTCGGAGCAGATCTAATCAGCATAGGTAAAGATGCGGATTATGGACATATCAACTCCATCCAAAGGATTCTTTCCGGATATGTGAAAGCAAACTTCGGATATTCTGAAGCAAACTCGGATACATTAGCGACATATATACTTTATTATAATGCGATCCATCGGAAGGGCGCAGATTACGTTAAACGTAAATACAATGCTGAAGTTGTGAAGAACGCACAAAATGATAAGATTGGTATCGGCAGACGTTATACGGAATGGCCAGGAAAAACCCAGATCATTATCCCTATCGTAACTAATATTCTTTCCGATGATGGAAAAGATCTGGATACAGACGAACTTGAGAAAGAAGTAAACAGAGACCTGGATAAAAAGAAAGAAGGTCAAGACGATAAGAAAAAAATGAACGACCTTCAAAATGAGAAGGCGGAAGAAGAAAAACGTAAACTCAAGGACAAGCAGGAAGAGAATCGCAAAAAACAAGAAGATGCTTCCAGCAAAGAAAGGAATGCAGAAAGAGAGATCCAGGAACTGAACAAAGATCCTGTTAAGAACAAACAAAAGATCACTCAAAAACAAGAAGAACGTAAACAGGCCCAGCAAGAACAACAAAAGGCCAAAAAAGAAGAGCAACAATTAAAAGAGAAAGAGAAAGATATCGCTAAAAAAGAAGAATCTCGTAAATCGGATTCTAAATCTTCCTCATCTTCATCCGATTCCAAAAGTTCTTCTTCCGGAGACTCTAAAAAGTCCGAAGCTAAGTCCGACGACAATAAGTCCAAGGAAGAGATCAAACAAGAGCTGAAAGAAACTAAAAAAGAGTTAGAAACAGTTAAAGAAGAACAGAAGAAAAAAGAAGAATTCGACAAGAACGTTGTCGGTGGAAAAATTCTATTTCTTAAAACTTTAAAGTACACTTCTGACGGACATTATAGCAATGAACTTCACGCGTTAGATCCGGCTAAGGATGATACGATCTTCAAAGGAGACTTTAACAAGATTTGTGGACGTACATTTGAAGTAGTGGATGGAAAAGCTCTTGTAGTAGGTTACGAGTCAGATCACTCTGCTGCTCACAAACTCATACTGATAGATCAAGAAACATTAAAACCTGCAGTTTGGTCCGGAGATTCTGTATTCTGGCGAACTCCAATGATCGTCAAAGGAGAAGAGATTTATGCCTTTGAAGAAAGAAACGGAAAATATTATTTAAGCCGTTACGACAAAGGTTTAAAGAAAACTGCTGGAACTGAAGAAGAGATCAGCCCGAACTCGAACGTAACCTTCTTTGGTGAAAAAATTTACGTTACCGGTAAAGAAGAAGGTTCCGGAAAAACGGAAATTGCGGTATTCAGCAAGGCGGATCTGAAATTGATCAAGAAGATCAAACCATAA
- a CDS encoding DUF4345 family protein, protein MQTHSLSDQTGSLIGWITKIFLALNLVVYAGFTVAFLFFPIPLANTIGYTIHSSAALADFRAMYSGLCFGVGLIVYYGLVKPEFKIQAILLSVASAAGLFVARLYTLFLDGPGNEYIYLSMATEIVSVFLGAWLLKRN, encoded by the coding sequence ATGCAAACTCATTCACTTTCAGATCAAACTGGTTCACTTATAGGTTGGATCACTAAAATTTTTCTGGCACTAAACTTAGTTGTATATGCCGGATTTACCGTAGCCTTCCTTTTCTTTCCGATTCCGCTAGCGAATACAATCGGTTATACAATCCATTCTAGCGCAGCTCTTGCTGATTTCAGGGCAATGTATTCAGGATTGTGTTTCGGTGTTGGGCTTATTGTATATTATGGTTTAGTAAAGCCAGAGTTCAAAATTCAGGCGATTCTTCTTTCAGTAGCTAGTGCAGCAGGATTGTTCGTAGCAAGACTATATACTCTATTCTTGGACGGGCCAGGAAATGAATATATCTACTTGAGCATGGCAACTGAAATTGTTTCTGTATTCTTGGGAGCTTGGCTTTTAAAAAGAAACTAA
- a CDS encoding helix-turn-helix domain-containing protein has translation MPELLGWFSDGMILFGGFLSFLLAIGEFPSDRKHRFQVYLSLTLVSLGFMQLSGSLVLNPNAGQDLNLKLWNLPLLYLPPTFAFLSLLAFLEEDFKYKPVHTLFFLPFLLCLGVILFFRLGEYTGSSPFSEIHWSIQDPISGAGILYLGAGIFSFSFVFPIFKILPQISELKFKILFGIFALDCLIVSIFGMIGLIFNPVFLKLALLTVTLAVSLVYYIRRKYFDFPEVVRSDLATSKYSRTRLEGLEIDLILEKLNLLFEFEKIHRREDLSLAELAKELSLTTHQFSELINNKIGKGYFSLINHHRIEDAKQLLTETDKTVLEIAMTVGFNNRSSFNEAFLKLTQKTPISYRKMCKPL, from the coding sequence ATGCCTGAGTTGCTCGGATGGTTTTCTGACGGGATGATCCTCTTCGGAGGATTTCTTTCTTTTTTGCTCGCAATCGGAGAATTTCCTTCCGATAGAAAACATAGATTCCAAGTTTACCTTTCTCTTACTCTGGTCTCCTTAGGATTTATGCAACTTTCAGGTTCTCTTGTACTGAACCCGAATGCAGGCCAGGATCTAAACCTAAAACTTTGGAACCTTCCTCTTTTATATCTTCCCCCCACTTTTGCTTTTTTATCCCTTCTAGCTTTTTTGGAAGAAGACTTCAAATATAAGCCGGTACATACACTTTTCTTCCTTCCATTCTTACTTTGTTTGGGAGTTATTTTATTTTTTAGATTGGGAGAATATACCGGATCTTCCCCCTTTTCCGAGATCCATTGGAGTATCCAAGATCCAATTTCTGGAGCAGGGATACTTTATTTAGGAGCGGGGATTTTTTCTTTCAGTTTTGTTTTTCCGATCTTCAAGATACTTCCTCAGATCTCTGAACTAAAATTTAAGATCTTATTCGGAATCTTTGCATTAGATTGTTTGATCGTTTCTATTTTTGGAATGATAGGACTAATATTCAATCCTGTCTTTCTGAAACTGGCGCTTCTGACTGTAACACTTGCAGTCTCACTAGTATATTATATCCGCAGGAAATATTTCGATTTTCCCGAAGTTGTTCGGTCTGATCTGGCAACGTCAAAATATTCAAGGACCAGATTAGAAGGTCTCGAAATCGACCTTATATTAGAAAAACTAAACCTTCTATTCGAATTCGAAAAAATACATAGAAGAGAAGATCTATCCTTGGCAGAACTTGCAAAAGAATTGTCTCTGACCACTCACCAATTTTCAGAACTGATCAATAATAAGATCGGAAAAGGATATTTTTCTCTGATCAATCATCATCGGATAGAAGATGCAAAACAACTTTTAACTGAGACCGACAAAACTGTTTTGGAAATCGCAATGACCGTTGGATTTAATAACCGCTCTTCCTTTAATGAGGCTTTTTTGAAACTTACTCAAAAAACCCCGATTTCTTACAGAAAAATGTGTAAGCCTTTATAA